A window of Clostridium sp. 'White wine YQ' contains these coding sequences:
- a CDS encoding Crp/Fnr family transcriptional regulator: MKRIYDKNLIEKYFNKYDIENLFDENIINYSELHFYENGELILEAQEKLEYYYLLVEGKIKISYLFENGKSMFLKFYSPLKTIGDIELFENIPIRCDVETISEAYLIAIPAKILREEYYNNLNFLHHLINSLSEKLDATINNSSYNFIYPLINRLASYLVEYIENKEYIVLNSSFKEIAQFLGTTYRHLSRTFNELEEKAIIRCEDKKIFILDEERLRELSKNLYK; this comes from the coding sequence ATGAAGAGAATTTATGATAAAAACCTTATAGAGAAGTATTTTAATAAATATGATATAGAAAATTTATTTGATGAAAATATAATTAATTATTCAGAACTCCATTTTTACGAAAATGGAGAATTAATTTTAGAAGCTCAAGAGAAACTTGAGTACTACTATTTACTTGTGGAAGGAAAAATTAAGATATCATATCTATTTGAGAATGGAAAATCTATGTTTTTAAAGTTCTACAGCCCGCTTAAAACCATTGGTGATATTGAATTGTTTGAAAATATTCCTATACGCTGTGATGTAGAAACCATATCAGAAGCCTACTTAATAGCAATACCTGCAAAGATTCTTCGAGAGGAGTACTATAATAACTTAAACTTTTTGCATCATCTAATTAATTCATTAAGTGAAAAGTTAGATGCAACCATTAATAATAGCTCATATAACTTCATATATCCCCTCATAAATAGGTTAGCAAGCTACTTGGTTGAATATATAGAGAATAAAGAGTATATAGTTTTAAACTCATCATTTAAGGAAATAGCTCAATTTTTAGGTACTACCTATAGACATTTAAGTAGAACCTTTAATGAACTTGAAGAAAAAGCGATTATAAGATGTGAGGATAAAAAAATATTTATATTAGATGAAGAGAGGTTAAGAGAATTATCTAAAAACCTATATAAGTAG
- a CDS encoding YjjG family noncanonical pyrimidine nucleotidase, with protein MKYEVILFDADDTLFDFKKSENNAFKNTMIQFDINYDEDYHLKVYKEINKALWDEFEKGNITQEKLKIERFKRLSDKIGVKFDESEFADSYVKNLANESHLYEESIPLVEELHKNYKLVMVTNGLTDVQDRRIRKSPIAKYFENIVISEEVKASKPDSKIFEVALNSIKYFDKSKVIMIGDSLTSDIKGGLNFGVDTCWFNPAKTKNVSNINPTYEITTLKDIKRIL; from the coding sequence ATGAAATACGAAGTTATATTATTTGATGCAGATGATACTTTATTTGATTTTAAAAAATCTGAAAACAATGCTTTTAAAAACACAATGATTCAGTTTGATATAAACTATGATGAAGATTATCATTTAAAAGTGTATAAAGAAATTAACAAAGCCTTATGGGATGAATTCGAAAAGGGAAATATTACTCAAGAAAAACTAAAGATAGAAAGATTTAAAAGATTATCAGATAAAATAGGTGTTAAATTTGATGAATCTGAATTTGCTGATTCCTATGTAAAAAACTTAGCTAATGAATCCCATTTATATGAGGAAAGTATCCCTCTTGTAGAAGAACTTCACAAAAATTATAAACTTGTTATGGTTACTAATGGGCTTACTGATGTTCAAGATAGAAGAATTAGAAAATCTCCTATTGCGAAATATTTTGAAAATATCGTAATCTCTGAAGAAGTGAAAGCTTCAAAACCTGATTCTAAGATATTCGAAGTTGCTTTAAATTCTATAAAATATTTTGATAAGAGCAAAGTAATTATGATAGGTGATAGTTTAACTTCTGACATAAAGGGTGGATTAAACTTTGGAGTTGATACCTGTTGGTTTAATCCAGCTAAAACCAAAAATGTATCAAATATTAATCCTACTTATGAAATTACTACATTAAAGGATATTAAAAGAATACTTTAA